CGCTCAGCACCCACTCACCAAGCACCGGCTACGTGCCAAGCACTGGATCTATGCCCAAAACTGACAGTTGGGATAGACGTGTGGCTAGTATTTTCCGGGAGGTTTTCAGCGATCTTTGGGAGAGGATCCCCAGCCTGCCTCCTTCAAGACTGGTATGGAAATCAAGAGAGGCACTGAGAGACTTCCTGTGTGTGGAATCACATGGAAGGCAGTGCCTCCTTTTGTCTGCAGACATGAACTGACTGTTTATTATGAGCCGAGCCCTGGATTGGGCCCTGGGGAAGCCCCCACCCTCAGGGAACCCCAGTGAACCACCAGTTCGCACTCAGGCCCTTGGTTCCAATCTCAGAGGAGAATGGCAGGTGGCATGACCCACTGCTCTGACCTAGAGGCAGGTCCAATGTCCTCCAAGTCATAGGCTATTACCTTTGGGGATGTCATGCTCTAAGGAGTCCATGAAGTCCAGGGAGGGGTCCAGGTCAGCCTTCTCAAGCAAGGTCTTGTTCTTCAGCTCAACAGGCTCCCTGAAGTGGAAGTAGGAACTAAGCTTCTTGGCTTCAGACAAGGACAGTCCTAAAAAGAGGAGGTAGGTAGGAAGGAATGGTCGTCCCTAAACCCCACAGCCTCCCTTTCTCCATGCATGAGGACCACATGGAGAGGCCTACAAAGGAGTCAGTCGGATACTGACAgaactaaagggagaaaaaggagttGTGTTTTGTCGGCCCAGCCTTGCTCCAGACCCTGCGATGAGAAGACACCAAAGAGGAAGAAGGTGGGAaaggcagggagcccagatggCAAAGCCCTGGCCAAATGCTCTCCTACCCTTAGGCAGAAAAGAGGGTCCAGTGACTGGGCAGCCCATACCAACCACCAATGCCAGGCCATGGAGCACATCCTCCCAAGTGATATGGCCACGGCTGGTCTTTCTCTGAGGAAGTGGGACAGGTTCCCCAGGACTCCCAGAAATGTGTCCGACTATGCTTGGGAAGAGATGCCCTCCTGCCCTTGAGAGGGGCCCTGGAGACCTCACCTTCAAAGGTCCGATTGACATGGATAGGTCCAAAAGGGGTCTTAAAAAGGGCTCCTCGGGGGATGACCGCCACAGCCTTGTCAATCTGGTCAATGACAGACACCAAGCGGGTCTCTTCCTTGATCTGGACCTGAGGAGACAGGAGACAAGCCAACCTGCCAGAGTGCTGTGCCCACTCACCCCTGGTGCAAGAGCCCTCTGCATGACCACCTGACCTGGATCACCACCACGTAGATGCCAAGTCCATGGAAAATCATGTTGGGCAAGCCCTCACCTTTCCTCCTCTcaagattccctccctccctccctcccttccttctcttccttcattcctctgtctctcttttaaatTGGTAACACATACTGATGGTGCAatatttaaaactacaaaaaaaaaaaaaaaaaaagcagtctctCTCACCCCATCCCTGACCCTCCAACTGCCCTCACTGGAGGCAACCACTGTTAATAGTTTTTTATGTAGTCTTCCAGAAACATACCATCCTATCATCATATGTAAATGTTGCttactttgcctttttaaaatataaacgtAATCCTGATCACTGTAGAATATTTAGGTAATATAGAAATAGTTCATAATACACTCCACAAAGAATTAAAACCATTCATCATCCACCTTCTAAAGATAATCACTAATAACATATTGGCATACTTCCTTCTATTCTCTTTTCTgtgcatatatttaaaacaagAGTCTCAGTTCATATAGTTTCAGATCCTATGCTTTGACTTAACGTCTCTCAAGCACCGCCCCATATTATAACATTTTCATGCAGATGAAATTGGTTACAATCAATATCAAGGGCAACCCTGAATAAAAGGACTTCGCAACAGTGTCTGGAGAAAAGCAGCACTTGACAGGGAAAACGTGTCACCAGGGGCCCTGAGAGTCACTCCGCCACCTATTTCCCAGGAGCTGCCAACTGGAATTTTTACACATTAGATGGAAACGAATGCTTTACACATGCCTAGCCCAGGGCCTTCACATAGGTTGCTTCATTTAACCTGTACAAGATTACGAAGTAGATATAATTATCCCACCATTTCAGAAAATACACCTCAGGGAGGTCGAGTTTgtcaggtggggtgggggagaggggtggagatgGCAGTTGAGGCATCATAGGCCTCGACTGAGACTTTTGGCCTCACCCAGGTTCAAGTGCACAGGCTGTGTTTTGAACTCCAGGTTTGTCTAGTTTCAAAATTTGCACTCCGTATTTTTTAACCCAACAGTTCCATTTCTAGGAACTGAAACTTCAGAGAGCATACATACGTTGGAAGTGACACCACATACAAGGTCATTCGTTGTGGCACCGCCTGTCAGAGCTACAACTCAGAGACGTCGTGCATTTCCACGACGAAGACACTGGTCTGACTGTGGGACGTTCACACACAGTAAAAACAACAGGGGAGGCTGTTTAGGGTACTGACATTGAAAGAGCTCCAAAAAATATTAGGTGagaaaagcaagatgcagaacTGTGTGCATAACATCTGccatttgttttgtcttaagATCAAAAGAGACTATGGAGAGGTCAGGTATTTGCTGAGGCTTGTATTTGTATCAAATATCTCCGGAAGTAGAGCTTCTGAAACTTTAATGTGTATTCGAATCCCCTGGGACTATGTTAAAAACTCCGATCCCGATACCAGCTGGAGAGTGTGCATTTCTAACTCCCAGGCCGTGATGATGCTTCTGATCCAGACAGCATTTGCGTAGCAAGACGTGGGCATGCACACATGCGCAAAATGGGTTATGTTAATGTCCCCCAGAAAGAGGACCTGGGGGACTGGCAGACAGGGATGAGAGGGACACTTTGCTAAATTCTTCTCTGTACCTTCAAATTGCAAATCACGTGGATATATTatccagtaaaataaaaattgatataaaGACACGAGAGCCTGTGCACATCCCATTACCCCATAGTGCAACacagacccccctcccccagcccccgcccagAGCCAGGCTCCCGACAGAGCGGCCCGTCCACTCTCTACCCTGTGGCACAGGAGCTGTGTGGCTTTATGCTATTGCCACCGTAATTTCTATTGGGCTGGGCTCTGGATGGCCCAGGCTCTCTCTGTCCTCCTGCTCTCGTCTTCACTCACCACTACTTCTTCTTCAAAGACCTTTTCGCCCTCACTCATCTTCTGCAGCTCAGTGTGTTCATATTCATGCGAGGGGTCCCCCATGAAGCGGCCCTTCACCACAGATGTCTGTACCACCATATCCTCCGTGGCGGGGGGCAAGAGGCTCCACTCCATGCAGTTCAGGCTGCCAATGACATCCCCATGATCCTGGTTTCCAGGCTTCCTGCCACCACCCCTTCTCTTGAGGATGAAGCCCAAGAAAAATGTTGGGAGTCACACCTCTCCCCTTCCAAGGCCTAAGTGCCTACGGTGCACCCTACCCCCGTGTGTGAGGCAAATTCAAATTTATTCATAAAAGGTCAAGGCCCCAAAAGCTTTGTGCATACCAAAATTCCAAAAGCTTTTTCCTAGATAACTGCACTGTGAGATTCCTGATGAGCTTCTAGAAGCTGAACCTTCCTCAATTACAAGCGCCCCTGTTTTGGTAGGCCCCAAATTCATGCTCCGCCTGCCTACTGAGCCAACAGCACGGCCACAGTTCCCCATTTCTCAGGAAAGCCGGTCCCAGGCTCCAGGACCTGTCTGTCCTCTGAGGTCTCCAGCACTGACCAGCCCAGACCCTTCTTCCCCACTCCTGCCAGGAGAGGGCGTCCTCCCACTCCTCTCTAACCCACTCGGCCTGTTGGGGTAGGCCTGCTCATCTTTCCACCCTTCTAGAACTCTCCACTGGCTCCTTTCTCAACATCAAAACTTCTCAGCTTTCTAAAACAACAGCCCTCAAAGCCATGCCCTGCTAGAAAATAGTCTTTTCCCGTCCCTCACTCCTCTCCTCCAGCTCTGAACAATAATCTCAGAACAACTGGCCCCGTGGAAGCCTTTCCTCCCCTCACCTTCACTCTGCCCACTACACGGTCACTTCTGCCCCTGCCACCCCACAAAACTGCTTAGGAGGACATCCTCAGGACCTAAAAACCAACAAATgcatctcccttctctctcctccactgcCCTAAGCATTCCCAGGGATCTATTCTCacccctcttttctctctgcagGTTGGCCCACCCGACTCCCAAGGCCCTAGCTACTGCCTAGTTGGTATCCAGAACCCAACCACCTCTCACCACTTCCACTGTCCCCCGGTGGTCCAAGCCCCTATCTACTCGTACCTAGATACTACGGtaacctcctaactggtctccccaAATCCATACCTGCTCCCCTTTCAGTCTAGTTCCCACCCAGCTGCCAGATCATGTCTCTGTGTGGAAGCTTCCAAAGACTTCCCATTAAGCCAAGTCCTTGCAATGCCCCACAAAGCCCTCTGGTCCcttacctctctgacctcatgtCCTCCAATGTTCCCTCCTCTCCAGCCACACTAGACTCTATGGGTTTCGACCAACACTAAGTACAcatctgcctcagggcctttgcgcttgcctggaattctcttcccTCAGATAAACACAGAGCTCACTCAGTTGCTTCAGGTCTCTTCACATATGTTACCTTATCAGAGAGACTATCTCTGACCGCCCTATTTAAAACAGTACCACATCCTGTATTCTCTAGATCTGCGATCTTTGTGTTTCTTTAttgtcttccctccccccccacccccacacactaTAATAGAGACTCCATGAAGATAAGGACTTTGTCTCATATACCACTGAATTCCTGGTGCCTGGATCaatggctggcacatagtaggtgctgaagaaataaaaacttatagaATAAAATGAGTCCCAAATCTCTATCTTCAGTCCAGATGTTTTGTCTGGACTCTGGGTTTGTACTTTAATATGCCTCCTTATgaccctgccccgccccccccccaagtccCCTCATACCAAGTTCAATGGGGCTTTCCTAGTCCTGCTTCCTGAATTCTGTCCAGTGGGTGGCACTAGGACTAACCCAGCCACCTTAGCTTCTCCACCTCCCCCATTCAGGCCCAAGTCTGGCCAGTGCCACCGCTTACATCTTTCCAACCCATCCCCTGACCTACATTCCCTCAGCTACCTCTCCCTTGCAGTCTCCTTCATCTGGATACTGCAACAGTCTCCTGGATGCTCACCCACTTCAGGCCGGCCTGAGCAGGCTCTTCTTGCTTAAGGCCCCTGAATGGCTCTCCAGCTCTCCATAGCCTCTGAACAAATCCCCAGACTCTCCATCCAGTCTATGTAACACCCTGGCCTGCCACTGTCAGGTTTACCTACCTGCTGTTCTCCCAGACACTCCAAGCCTACTCCAGCCAAATTTGCAGAACTTTTCCCTCTAACTGGCATCCTTTCCCCCACACTTTCCTGGGGAACTCCGGATCAGCTTTCAgatctctcttagcaatttttatttcattgctctCTAGAAGGCCCCCCTCGGTCCCCCCTTGCATACCCCTCTATCCTGGGATTAACACTTTGCTTTAATGGCTGGGTTACATATCCGCCTTCCTTCCTAGGATGTGAATAACTTGGAGACAGGTGAGTCTTAGCCATCTTTATAACCCCAAGTCTACAAAGAATGCCTCCAATCAATGTTGGATTGATGCATGGACAGATAAATGAAGTCTCCAACTCCCTGCGGCCTGAATGGCTTGTTTTGTAAGGTGGTGAACTTCCCAACGTCGCTGGGGGTAGTCAAGAAAGAGGCGGGGTGGCCTTGCAGAGAAGGTAGCGTCTGGGGAATTTCCCCCAGTTCTAAatccctcctctccctttctgcaTTCGTTCTCTACTTCCTAGAGCGCCTCCTTTTGTGAGCCAACTCCTCCACCGAAGATACTTCTGGACCCGCTTCCAAACAGCACCTCATTACCCTTCAGGGCTTCTGACCCTTCTCCAAGCTGTACTCTTCAGAATGCCAGGCCTGCACCCGGCGTCTACTCCAGGTCCGCATTCTCCGGGACCTTTCACCTTGCTCCGCCTCCGTTCTTGACCCTGCCTGTATTATAAACCCACCTACGTCCAAatttctctccccccgcccctgctccgcGATGTTCTCAGGGCCCGGCCCCTTAATCCTCACCAGCTTAGTtgcggccccggccccgccccctgggCCCTTCTCCAGTTGGGTCTCCCCAGACCCGGTCCACCCGCTGCCCGGAGCCCGTCGGCCCCACCCCTTTCGAGTCCTACCACGCCCACCCCTTCCCAGCCGCCCGGTGGCGCCCCCTTCAGGAGCCGGGGACCGCCGCGGCCTGGTAGGCCGTCGCCTCAACCTGTAGAGAGTCTTTCGTGGCGCGAGCTGGTCCTCGCTCAGGCCCTGCGCGATGTAGTAATCGGCGACGAGGCCGAGGATGCGGCCCCAGAAGAGGACCCGATCGTAGCGGTAGTCGCGCTTCAGCAGCGTAAGGGAGGTGAGCAGCGAGGCCCGACGATCGGGGCTGAGGCCCTGCCCGCTGCCGGACGCGAGCTCCAGCGACAGCAGGAGGCTCTCCGCGTCCATTGCGCCCACGGCTCTGATCAACGCCCGCCAGGTTGCTAGGAGAAGCTGTCTCCATGGAGACCTAAAGCTCTGCCCTTCCGTCGGGCAGGAAAGAGTCCACCCACCcggccgcccccggccccgccctctCGGAACCTCAGGCCGGCCCTACTCCCGACACAACCCTTCTTCCCCCAAGTCTGAGCACACGCGGGCTCCTGTCCTCGGT
Above is a window of Zalophus californianus isolate mZalCal1 chromosome 7, mZalCal1.pri.v2, whole genome shotgun sequence DNA encoding:
- the RSPH9 gene encoding radial spoke head protein 9 homolog isoform X1; the protein is MDAESLLLSLELASGSGQGLSPDRRASLLTSLTLLKRDYRYDRVLFWGRILGLVADYYIAQGLSEDQLAPRKTLYSLNCMEWSLLPPATEDMVVQTSVVKGRFMGDPSHEYEHTELQKMSEGEKVFEEEVVVQIKEETRLVSVIDQIDKAVAVIPRGALFKTPFGPIHVNRTFEGLSLSEAKKLSSYFHFREPVELKNKTLLEKADLDPSLDFMDSLEHDIPKGSWSIQMERGNTLVVLRSLLWPGLTFFHAPRTKNCGYIYVGTGEKNIDLPFML
- the RSPH9 gene encoding radial spoke head protein 9 homolog isoform X2 encodes the protein METASPSNLAGVDQSRGRNGRGEPPAVAGARVRQRAGPQPRSSGLAAHLPYAAEARLPLRSGPLLGPHPRPRRRLLHRAGPERGPARATKDSLQVQIKEETRLVSVIDQIDKAVAVIPRGALFKTPFGPIHVNRTFEGLSLSEAKKLSSYFHFREPVELKNKTLLEKADLDPSLDFMDSLEHDIPKGSWSIQMERGNTLVVLRSLLWPGLTFFHAPRTKNCGYIYVGTGEKNIDLPFML